Proteins from a single region of Altererythrobacter sp. Root672:
- the dxs gene encoding 1-deoxy-D-xylulose-5-phosphate synthase has protein sequence MTSLLQTPLLDSVATPEDLRQLDRKNLRQLADELRSEMIDAVGSTGGHLGSGLGVVELTVAVHYVFNTPTDRLIWDVGHQAYPHKILTGRRDRIRTLRQAGGLSGFTRRSESEYDPFGAAHSSTSISAGLGFAIANKLAGEPGKAIAVIGDGAMSAGMAYEAMNNAEAAGNRLVVILNDNDMSIAPPVGGLSGYLARLVSSAEFLGLRELARRFARKLPEPLHRAAKKTDEYARGMAMGGTLFEELGFYYVGPIDGHDLDQLVPVLENVRDAAEGPCLIHVVTQKGKGYAPAENSADKYHGVQKFDVVTGEQTKSAGGPPSYTSVFAKALIEEAARDSRVCAITAAMPSGTGLDKFESLYPERSFDVGIAEQHAVTFAAGLAAQGMRPFCAIYSTFLQRAYDQVVHDVAIQNLPVRFAIDRAGLVGADGATHAGSFDVTYLATLPNFVVMAAADEAELVHMVHTAALYDKGPIAFRYPRGNGVGVPLPEIPEALPIGKGRVVRHGSKVALLSLGTRLAEALKAADQLDAKGLSTTVADLRFAKPLDSELIRKLMATHEVVVTIEEGAIGGLGAHVLTLASDEGLTDAGLKIRTMRLPDVFQEHEAPDKQYDEARLNAPHIVETVLSALRHNSSGVEEARA, from the coding sequence ATGACTTCATTACTTCAAACCCCCCTGCTCGACAGCGTCGCTACGCCCGAAGACCTGCGTCAGCTGGATCGCAAGAACTTGCGCCAGTTGGCCGACGAATTGCGCTCGGAAATGATCGACGCCGTGGGCAGCACCGGCGGCCACCTGGGCTCGGGCTTGGGCGTGGTCGAGCTGACGGTTGCCGTCCATTACGTCTTCAACACGCCGACCGACCGGCTGATCTGGGACGTTGGCCACCAGGCCTATCCGCACAAGATCCTGACCGGCCGGCGCGATCGCATTCGCACCTTGCGCCAGGCTGGCGGTCTCAGCGGCTTCACCAGGCGTAGCGAGAGCGAATACGATCCGTTCGGCGCGGCGCACTCTTCGACTTCGATATCCGCGGGCCTCGGCTTTGCCATTGCGAACAAGCTGGCCGGCGAACCGGGCAAGGCGATCGCCGTGATCGGCGACGGCGCGATGAGCGCCGGCATGGCCTACGAGGCGATGAACAACGCCGAAGCGGCGGGCAATCGCCTGGTCGTCATCCTCAACGACAACGACATGTCGATCGCCCCACCGGTGGGCGGCCTGTCGGGCTACCTCGCGCGGCTGGTGTCCTCGGCCGAGTTCCTCGGCCTGCGCGAACTGGCGCGGCGTTTCGCCCGCAAGCTGCCCGAACCGTTGCACCGCGCGGCCAAGAAAACCGACGAATATGCCCGCGGCATGGCCATGGGCGGCACTTTGTTTGAAGAGCTGGGCTTCTACTACGTCGGCCCAATCGACGGGCATGACCTCGACCAGCTCGTCCCAGTGCTCGAAAACGTGCGCGATGCGGCCGAAGGGCCGTGCCTGATCCACGTCGTGACCCAGAAGGGCAAGGGCTATGCCCCGGCGGAAAACAGCGCCGACAAGTACCACGGTGTGCAGAAGTTCGACGTCGTCACCGGCGAACAGACCAAGAGTGCGGGCGGCCCGCCCAGCTACACTTCGGTTTTCGCCAAGGCCCTGATCGAAGAAGCGGCGCGCGACAGTCGCGTCTGCGCAATCACCGCGGCGATGCCGAGCGGTACCGGGCTCGACAAGTTCGAGAGCCTCTATCCCGAACGCAGCTTCGATGTGGGCATCGCCGAACAGCACGCGGTCACTTTCGCGGCCGGATTGGCGGCGCAAGGCATGCGCCCGTTCTGCGCGATCTATTCGACATTCCTGCAGCGCGCTTACGATCAGGTCGTACACGACGTGGCGATTCAGAATCTGCCGGTCCGTTTTGCCATCGACCGCGCCGGCCTCGTCGGCGCCGATGGCGCTACGCACGCTGGCAGCTTCGATGTGACTTACCTCGCGACCCTGCCCAACTTCGTGGTCATGGCCGCGGCGGACGAGGCTGAACTGGTCCACATGGTCCATACCGCCGCGCTCTACGACAAGGGGCCGATCGCCTTCCGTTATCCGCGCGGAAACGGCGTCGGCGTGCCGCTGCCCGAAATTCCAGAGGCGCTGCCGATCGGCAAGGGCCGTGTGGTCCGTCACGGCAGCAAGGTTGCGCTGCTATCGCTCGGTACACGCCTGGCAGAGGCCTTGAAGGCTGCGGATCAGCTCGACGCCAAGGGGCTTTCGACGACCGTGGCCGACTTGCGCTTCGCCAAGCCGCTCGACAGCGAGCTGATCCGCAAGTTGATGGCAACTCACGAAGTGGTCGTGACGATCGAGGAAGGCGCCATTGGCGGGCTCGGGGCGCACGTGCTGACGCTGGCCAGCGACGAAGGGCTGACCGATGCAGGCCTCAAGATCCGCACCATGCGTCTGCCTGACGTGTTCCAAGAGCACGAGGCGCCCGACAAGCAGTACGACGAGGCGCGGCTCAACGCCCCGCATATCGTCGAGACGGTGCTTTCGGCCCTGCGCCACAACAGCAGCGGCGTCGAAGAAGCCCGGGCCTAG
- a CDS encoding peptide MFS transporter produces MASQYAESGDARGTFLGHPKGLFVLFFAEMWERFSYYGMRALLVFYLTKHWLFSDERSSVVYGAYTALVYITPVIGGYLADRYLGQRKAVLYGAVLLTFGHFMMGFEGTGGQDAASLNIFWLALAFIIVGSGFLKANISVIVGQLYPRTDVRRDGAYTIFYMGINLGAALGSLMCGYLGETFGWSYGFGAAGVGMLLGLVVFVWGKPLLLGRGEAPDPARLASTVGGIKLEWLLYLTGLIAVVVCWWLVQNQAVVGTLLGIGGTILILYVLGVATFGFVYGSYAAAPRVPVSLFTLGGALSVVAFIAMFLEVISASAAQNLALAGFALALVVVVWQSIGRTNHDRDRIFAAMFLIVGSILFWALFEQAGSSLNLLTDRHVNREVLGWNIPASMFQSLNAIYIVLLAPLFAWLWVALGRRGLEPSTPAKFGLAVIQLGAGFLVLVAGAASGNEALIPLIFIFLIYFLHTTGELCLSPVGLSAMNRLAPAHMASLIMGTWFFASATGNFTAGLIAAATGSESASGEAAGKQTVLDVYSTIGWIAVGVGVAILVIAPFIRKLMHLGTLSDDGALSGEQQAGIEAQEAGVHPATGQ; encoded by the coding sequence ATGGCCAGCCAATATGCCGAAAGCGGCGACGCGCGTGGCACCTTCCTTGGACACCCCAAGGGTCTCTTTGTCCTGTTCTTCGCCGAAATGTGGGAACGCTTCTCCTACTACGGCATGCGTGCCTTGCTGGTGTTCTACCTGACGAAGCACTGGCTGTTTTCCGACGAGAGATCGAGCGTCGTCTACGGCGCCTACACCGCGCTGGTCTATATTACGCCGGTCATCGGCGGCTACCTGGCCGATCGCTACCTCGGGCAGCGAAAAGCCGTGCTTTACGGCGCCGTCCTGCTGACTTTCGGGCACTTCATGATGGGCTTCGAAGGCACTGGCGGGCAGGATGCCGCCTCGCTTAATATCTTCTGGTTGGCCTTGGCCTTCATCATCGTCGGCTCGGGCTTCCTGAAAGCCAATATCTCGGTGATCGTGGGGCAGCTCTATCCGCGAACCGACGTGCGGCGCGATGGCGCCTATACGATCTTCTACATGGGCATCAATCTGGGTGCCGCGCTCGGTTCGCTCATGTGCGGCTATCTCGGCGAGACTTTCGGCTGGAGCTACGGCTTCGGGGCTGCGGGCGTGGGCATGCTGCTGGGCCTGGTCGTGTTCGTCTGGGGCAAGCCGCTGCTGCTGGGCCGCGGCGAGGCGCCCGATCCGGCGCGACTCGCCAGCACCGTAGGCGGCATCAAGCTCGAATGGCTGCTCTATCTGACTGGGCTGATCGCCGTGGTCGTGTGCTGGTGGCTGGTGCAGAACCAGGCGGTGGTCGGCACCCTGCTTGGCATCGGCGGCACTATCCTCATCCTCTACGTGCTGGGCGTAGCCACGTTCGGCTTCGTCTACGGCTCCTACGCTGCGGCTCCGCGCGTACCCGTGTCGCTCTTCACGTTGGGTGGAGCGCTTTCGGTGGTCGCGTTCATCGCGATGTTCCTCGAAGTCATAAGCGCATCGGCCGCACAGAACCTGGCGCTCGCCGGCTTCGCTTTGGCGCTGGTCGTTGTCGTGTGGCAGTCGATCGGCCGAACCAACCATGACCGCGATCGGATCTTCGCTGCGATGTTCCTTATCGTCGGGTCGATCCTGTTCTGGGCGCTGTTCGAACAGGCCGGCTCATCGTTGAACCTGCTGACCGACCGCCACGTCAATCGCGAGGTGCTGGGATGGAACATCCCGGCCTCGATGTTCCAGTCGCTCAACGCCATCTACATCGTGCTGCTGGCGCCGCTGTTCGCGTGGCTGTGGGTCGCACTTGGCCGGCGCGGCCTCGAACCGTCGACACCGGCGAAGTTCGGTCTCGCGGTGATCCAGCTCGGCGCCGGTTTCCTGGTGCTCGTCGCCGGAGCCGCCAGTGGCAACGAAGCGCTGATCCCGCTGATCTTCATCTTCCTGATCTACTTCCTTCACACGACGGGTGAGCTGTGCCTGAGCCCGGTCGGACTCAGCGCCATGAACAGACTCGCCCCGGCGCACATGGCCTCGCTGATCATGGGCACCTGGTTCTTCGCCTCGGCGACGGGCAACTTCACCGCCGGCCTGATTGCCGCTGCCACCGGATCGGAAAGCGCGAGCGGCGAAGCTGCTGGCAAGCAGACCGTGCTCGACGTCTACAGCACGATCGGCTGGATCGCGGTCGGCGTCGGTGTGGCGATCCTCGTTATCGCGCCGTTTATCCGCAAGCTGATGCACCTTGGCACCCTGAGCGACGATGGCGCCCTGTCCGGCGAGCAGCAGGCGGGGATCGAGGCGCAAGAGGCCGGCGTGCACCCGGCCACCGGCCAATAA
- a CDS encoding GntR family transcriptional regulator: MADSRPVYLRLRDQIAAAIIDGRYAEGDMLPSVRALAAEQGANPLTVAKAYQQFQTDGLVRVQRGVGMFVREGAAEHLRAAERALFLDEEWPQIRERMARLGIEPADVLDEA; this comes from the coding sequence ATGGCTGACAGTCGACCCGTTTATCTCCGCCTCCGCGACCAGATCGCCGCGGCGATCATCGACGGGCGCTACGCCGAAGGGGACATGCTGCCGTCGGTCCGCGCACTTGCTGCAGAGCAGGGCGCCAATCCGCTGACCGTGGCCAAGGCCTACCAACAATTCCAGACCGACGGCCTCGTCCGCGTCCAACGCGGCGTCGGCATGTTCGTGCGCGAGGGGGCGGCAGAACACCTTCGCGCGGCGGAACGCGCCCTGTTCCTCGACGAGGAGTGGCCGCAGATTCGCGAACGCATGGCGCGGCTGGGTATCGAGCCGGCAGACGTGCTGGACGAAGCCTGA
- a CDS encoding integration host factor subunit beta, with the protein MIRSELLEALTADNPDLRPDEVEQVADIFFEEIGARLAEGGRVELRGFGTFSTRLRNARTGRNPRTGDPVDVPSKRVPYFKPGKEMRERLNTD; encoded by the coding sequence ATGATTAGATCGGAGCTTTTGGAAGCGCTGACGGCCGATAACCCCGACTTGCGACCCGACGAGGTCGAGCAAGTGGCGGACATTTTCTTCGAAGAGATCGGTGCCCGATTGGCCGAAGGAGGCCGTGTCGAGCTGCGTGGATTCGGAACTTTCTCCACCAGGCTGCGCAACGCCCGCACCGGGCGTAACCCGCGCACCGGGGATCCGGTCGACGTACCTTCGAAGCGCGTGCCCTACTTCAAGCCTGGCAAGGAGATGCGCGAGCGGCTCAATACCGATTGA
- a CDS encoding TonB-dependent receptor, giving the protein MRFKTLGVVSSLAIVAGLATPVFAQDNAAQPAAQPAAPESEDGRTNVITVTAQFREQNLQDTPIAITAVNSEMLDARGQTNIAQVAAQAPNVSLTPQPQNGGTGLIAFIRGVGQTDFNYALDPGVGLYVDDVYIPTLSSSLLELMDVERIEILRGPQGTLAGKNSIGGAIKLFSEKPSGDGSGSLQVTYGSFNRIDVRGMADFKVNDQVAVRASGIFKGRDGYVDLLDYGVAHPNENVPANNARGAYPVVGTQGGQAIGAGRIMLRWEPSSTVEVNLSADYTRERSEPQPTVLIAAGKPQNASNPVFHPSLAPGDANAGLAQGVGPGQPAWLPGKDGTAIPYDCRFVPAGQYSCDNLSSSVYSGNRRYISYANFLDGTAPTSQAPFKPYAALQNQDFNGWGLMGNLSWDITDELELYWVGSWREYTTKFGQDQDASPVPIAQLDNRLDHRAWSQELRLNGEFGDGLVEYTVGGFYMDQEGSYTARVDLNYAGIDFLHGPDTTPSTSKALFANAIVHPLENWSITGGVRRSWDEKTYTYFRRNPDGTVPGPCEFFTGAAPPGTAGPTGIGNSPNCLLTGIFDLAGEFKGSRWDWRIATDYRFSDEFLAYASIATGYKGGGVNPRPFFGPSSGECDAPGYVAPNPCNQIKPFNPETLITYELGFKSDFFDRRVRLNGAVFYNDYQDIILILSACPSSPCLRPTNVGEATVKGFELETTIYPIDNLSIDGSVSYINVNYDEASVAAAGLTGDETFPYTPDWTYSFGIQYDADVGPGTTHFRFDGAYRSEVFTETTNTSWSRMPGRFLGNARIWYTTEDDDWEVGLEVQNLFNKYYFLSVSDITKSLGSVTGVPGLPRTWAVSVKRNF; this is encoded by the coding sequence AACGTCATCACCGTGACTGCGCAGTTCCGTGAGCAGAACCTGCAGGACACGCCGATCGCGATCACCGCGGTCAACTCCGAGATGCTAGACGCGCGTGGGCAGACGAACATCGCCCAAGTTGCGGCGCAGGCCCCGAACGTCTCCCTCACACCGCAGCCCCAAAACGGCGGCACCGGTCTGATCGCGTTTATCCGTGGCGTCGGCCAGACCGACTTCAACTACGCACTCGATCCGGGCGTCGGCCTCTATGTCGATGACGTCTACATCCCGACCCTGTCGAGCTCGCTGCTCGAACTCATGGACGTCGAGCGTATCGAAATCTTGCGCGGTCCGCAGGGCACGCTGGCCGGCAAGAACTCCATCGGCGGCGCGATCAAGCTGTTCAGCGAAAAGCCGAGCGGTGATGGCTCCGGTTCACTTCAGGTCACCTACGGCTCGTTCAACCGTATCGACGTTCGCGGCATGGCGGATTTCAAGGTCAACGATCAGGTCGCCGTTCGCGCTTCGGGCATCTTCAAGGGCCGTGACGGGTATGTCGACCTGCTCGACTATGGCGTGGCTCATCCCAACGAGAACGTGCCGGCAAACAACGCCCGCGGTGCCTACCCCGTGGTCGGCACGCAAGGTGGCCAGGCAATTGGCGCCGGACGCATCATGCTTCGTTGGGAGCCCAGCAGCACCGTCGAAGTCAACCTGTCGGCCGATTATACCCGTGAGCGGTCGGAACCGCAGCCAACCGTACTGATAGCGGCTGGCAAACCGCAGAACGCGAGCAATCCGGTGTTCCACCCGTCACTTGCACCCGGCGATGCCAACGCCGGTCTCGCGCAAGGTGTCGGCCCGGGCCAGCCAGCCTGGTTGCCCGGCAAGGATGGGACTGCGATCCCATATGATTGCCGCTTCGTGCCAGCAGGACAGTACAGCTGCGATAACCTCAGCTCGAGCGTTTACAGCGGTAACCGGCGTTACATTTCGTACGCCAACTTCCTCGATGGAACGGCGCCTACCTCGCAGGCGCCCTTCAAACCCTACGCCGCCCTCCAGAACCAGGACTTCAACGGCTGGGGCCTCATGGGCAACCTTTCGTGGGATATCACCGACGAACTCGAGCTCTACTGGGTCGGCTCGTGGCGCGAATACACCACCAAGTTCGGCCAGGACCAGGACGCGTCGCCGGTGCCGATTGCGCAGCTCGACAACCGCCTGGACCACCGCGCGTGGAGCCAGGAGCTTCGTCTCAACGGCGAATTCGGCGACGGGCTGGTCGAATACACCGTCGGCGGGTTCTACATGGATCAGGAAGGCAGCTATACCGCCCGCGTCGATCTGAACTATGCCGGCATCGACTTCCTGCATGGCCCCGACACCACGCCTTCGACCTCGAAGGCGCTGTTTGCCAACGCCATCGTGCATCCGCTCGAGAACTGGTCGATCACAGGCGGCGTGCGCCGTTCGTGGGACGAGAAGACCTACACCTACTTCCGGCGCAATCCGGACGGCACCGTTCCGGGGCCGTGCGAGTTCTTCACCGGCGCCGCGCCTCCCGGCACCGCCGGTCCGACTGGGATTGGCAATAGCCCGAACTGCCTGCTCACCGGCATTTTCGACCTGGCGGGAGAATTTAAGGGCTCGCGGTGGGACTGGCGCATTGCCACCGACTACCGCTTCTCGGATGAGTTCCTGGCCTATGCCTCCATCGCCACCGGCTACAAGGGCGGCGGCGTAAACCCGCGTCCGTTCTTCGGCCCGTCCTCGGGCGAATGCGACGCCCCGGGCTACGTAGCTCCGAATCCATGCAACCAGATCAAGCCGTTCAACCCGGAAACCCTCATCACTTACGAGTTGGGCTTCAAGAGCGACTTCTTCGACCGGCGCGTTCGGCTGAATGGTGCGGTGTTCTACAACGACTACCAGGACATCATTCTCATCCTCTCGGCCTGTCCGTCGTCGCCGTGCCTTCGCCCGACCAACGTCGGCGAGGCCACTGTGAAGGGGTTCGAACTGGAGACGACGATCTATCCGATCGACAACCTCTCGATCGATGGATCGGTGAGCTATATCAACGTCAATTATGACGAAGCTTCCGTTGCTGCAGCAGGCCTGACCGGCGACGAGACGTTCCCGTACACGCCCGACTGGACTTATAGCTTCGGCATCCAATACGACGCGGACGTAGGGCCGGGCACGACTCACTTCCGGTTCGATGGAGCGTATCGCTCGGAGGTATTCACCGAGACCACGAACACTTCGTGGAGCCGCATGCCGGGCCGGTTCCTGGGCAATGCGCGAATCTGGTACACGACCGAGGATGATGACTGGGAAGTCGGCCTCGAAGTGCAGAACCTGTTCAACAAGTACTACTTCCTCAGCGTAAGCGACATCACCAAGTCACTTGGTTCGGTGACCGGCGTCCCCGGACTGCCGCGCACTTGGGCTGTGTCGGTAAAACGCAACTTCTGA